The following nucleotide sequence is from Actinomycetes bacterium.
TGAGGTACTTCCAGCCGATGGCCATGAGCCGGTCGAAGCGGAGCCGCGGCAGCGTGGCCCGCAGCCAGATGAACACGAAGATGAACAGGTAGATCTTGGCCACGAACCACAGGATGGGCCAGAGCCAGGGCAGGAAGCCGTGGATGACCGGGCCGTCCGGGCCGCCAAGGAACAGCGTGGTGGCGACCGCCGAGACGGTGATGATGTTGAGGTACTCGGCCAGGAAGAACAGCGCGAACTTCACGCCCGAGTACTCGGTGTGGTACCCGCCCACCAGCTCGGACTCGGCCTCGGGCAGGTCGAACGGGGCCCGGTTGGTCTCGGCGATGCCGGCAACAAGGAACACCAGGAACATGGGGAGCTGGGGCACGATGTACCAGCGGGGGACGAACCCCCAGATCGGGTCGCCCTGCTGGGCGGCAACGATCCCGCCAGCCGACAGGGTGCCCGCGTACATGAGCACCCCGACGATGGACAGGCCCTGGGCGATCTCGTAGCTGATCATCTGGGCGCTGGAGCGGACCGCTCCGAGCAGCGGGTAGTTCGAGCCCGAGGCCCAGCCGGCCAGCACGATCCCGTACACCTGCAGGCTGCCCATTGCCAGCACGAAGAGCAGGCCCACGTTGAGGTCGGTGAGCTGGGCGTCCTGGGTGCCGAACCGGCTCCCGAACGGGAGCACCGTGATCGACAGGAACGCCGGCACCATCATGACCACCGGGGCCAGGACGTAGAGGATGCGGTCGGCGTTGGTCGGGCGCACGTCCTCCTTGAAGAACAGCTTGATGCCGTCGGCCAGGCTCTGGAGCAGGCCGGCGGGGCCGACCCGGTTGGGTCCGATCCTGGTCTGCATGAACGCGACCACCTTGCGCTCCAGCCAGATCACGAACAGCACCGTGAGCATCAGGAAG
It contains:
- the nuoH gene encoding NADH-quinone oxidoreductase subunit NuoH: MIWDLFILLVKVVGVFAFLMLTVLFVIWLERKVVAFMQTRIGPNRVGPAGLLQSLADGIKLFFKEDVRPTNADRILYVLAPVVMMVPAFLSITVLPFGSRFGTQDAQLTDLNVGLLFVLAMGSLQVYGIVLAGWASGSNYPLLGAVRSSAQMISYEIAQGLSIVGVLMYAGTLSAGGIVAAQQGDPIWGFVPRWYIVPQLPMFLVFLVAGIAETNRAPFDLPEAESELVGGYHTEYSGVKFALFFLAEYLNIITVSAVATTLFLGGPDGPVIHGFLPWLWPILWFVAKIYLFIFVFIWLRATLPRLRFDRLMAIGWKYLIPIALFWIAVTSVVLTVDLSAVNRRVLYVAIGVLVVLLLASLFVPGPKESRKRPGTPDRTAPGGSTS